From a single Nicotiana tomentosiformis chromosome 2, ASM39032v3, whole genome shotgun sequence genomic region:
- the LOC104106707 gene encoding STS14 protein-like, translated as MTKLFLLTLLFQSLIAVSEHHGSGQSVAPPIAGGTTPAAPSSAAQEFLDAHNKVRAEVGVGPLKWSIMLANATSIITRYQRDKRSCSFANLSSINYGQLQLLFRGLIAIPPQVAVDIWVAEKKFYNYANNSCILGHECFSYTQVVWKNSLELGLVVLKLLAPTTTLF; from the coding sequence ATGACCAAGCTCTTCTTACTCACATTACTCTTCCAATCACTCATTGCTGTCTCTGAACATCACGGGTCAGGGCAGAGCGTTGCACCACCAATTGCAGGTGGCACAACTCCCGCTGCCCCATCCAGTGCCGCCCAAGAGTTCTTAGATGCGCACAACAAGGTAAGAGCTGAGGTCGGAGTTGGCCCTCTGAAATGGAGCATCATGCTCGCCAATGCCACCAGCATTATTACGCGCTATCAGAGGGACAAGCGTAGCTGCAGCTTTGCAAACTTAAGCAGCATCAACTATGGCCAACTTCAACTCCTGTTTAGAGGATTGATTGCAATACCACCACAAGTAGCTGTGGATATCTGGGTTGCTGAAAAGAAGTTTTACAATTATGCTAACAACTCTTGCATACTGGGCCACGAATGCTTCTCTTACACCCAAGTGGTCTGGAAAAACTCGCTGGAACTTGGTTTGGTTGTGCTCAAGCTACTTGCTCCAACAACCACACTATTCTAA